A single window of Granulicella sibirica DNA harbors:
- a CDS encoding glycosyltransferase family 8 protein: MLITVLYCIDARYWQHVGVSIASVLANNTRNKLRIYIASTETNEEQLRVIQSLVSPDAGSVEAIVYKDPSSYQNLPTHGHLTAAVYLRLFATEYLDPSVEKVLYLDSDTIVLADLGELWQFDLGDAFLGAVPEPYDYSQRHPLGFGPDDLYINAGVMLLNLAKWRAERIVPKFLDFAYENKSLLFSLEQDVINSVLRGSIRDIGYEWNWQAVFPRFSHKDLGLSAERYAELRRHPKIVHFLSRYKPWYFRWQPHYKKVYYSALAQTPWRGYIPPDKKLRNVPVMISKVLQQKLEWYLPSVAKKLRGSRSLIDR; this comes from the coding sequence ATGCTGATCACAGTACTATATTGCATTGACGCAAGATACTGGCAGCATGTTGGGGTGTCGATAGCCTCAGTGTTAGCTAACAATACTAGAAATAAACTACGCATATATATAGCTTCCACCGAGACGAACGAAGAACAACTGAGAGTTATACAGTCACTTGTGTCGCCCGACGCCGGCAGCGTAGAGGCGATCGTCTATAAGGATCCATCAAGCTATCAGAACCTACCGACGCATGGGCACCTTACTGCGGCAGTGTACTTGCGCCTTTTTGCCACCGAGTACCTCGATCCAAGCGTTGAAAAGGTTCTGTATTTAGATAGCGATACGATCGTGCTGGCTGACCTTGGGGAGCTCTGGCAGTTCGATCTCGGCGACGCATTTCTTGGGGCTGTCCCCGAGCCTTATGATTACTCGCAGCGCCACCCACTTGGATTCGGTCCCGATGATCTCTATATCAACGCGGGGGTTATGTTACTCAACCTTGCGAAATGGCGCGCAGAGCGAATAGTCCCAAAGTTTCTGGATTTCGCATACGAGAATAAGAGTCTATTGTTTAGCCTCGAACAAGATGTCATCAATTCAGTACTGCGTGGGAGTATCCGAGACATCGGATATGAGTGGAATTGGCAGGCAGTCTTTCCGCGTTTTTCGCATAAAGATCTCGGATTGTCGGCTGAGCGGTACGCAGAGCTTCGCCGTCATCCAAAGATTGTTCACTTCTTGTCACGGTACAAACCGTGGTATTTTCGCTGGCAGCCGCATTACAAAAAGGTCTATTACTCCGCTCTCGCGCAGACGCCATGGCGCGGCTATATCCCGCCTGACAAAAAACTACGAAATGTTCCGGTTATGATCTCAAAAGTCTTACAACAGAAGCTCGAATGGTATCTTCCTTCGGTTGCAAAAAAGCTGAGAGGGTCGCGATCTCTGATCGATCGTTAG
- the tnpC gene encoding IS66 family transposase: MPFLLPDLETLEPTALKAMICLQHAELLSHRSQIERLELLIAKLRRMQFGRSSEKVERQIEQLELKLEELEANQAALAPEPTPQTSTADRKSKPRKRRVLPEQLPREVHEHLPEEESCSVCKGKLKKFGEDVSEMLEYLPASFKVVRHVRPRMCCTGCDRIVQAPAPSRPIDRGMAGPGLLAHVLTAKFGDHLPLYRQSAIYAREGVELDRSTLARWVGESSSLLTPLVEVLRRHVMSASKLHGDGTPVPVLAPGTGKTRTGRLWTYVRDDRPSGSLEPPAVWFTYSPDRKGEHPQRHLAGFRGVLQADAYAGFNKLYEDGSIQQAPCMAHIRRKFYDLMEAHQSPIATEAIERVGRLYAIEKEIRGRSPDQRRTVRQARARPLLDSMHLWLRTSLALLSRKSETAAAIHYALTLWPAMVRYVDDGRIEIDNSAAERSLRGVAVGRRNYLFAGSDRGGERAAVFYTLIESAKLNGLDPEAYLRHLLTHIAEHPIRRIEELLPWNFARSLELVNHPAA, from the coding sequence ATGCCTTTTCTGCTGCCGGATCTGGAGACTCTCGAGCCCACAGCGCTGAAGGCGATGATTTGTTTGCAGCATGCCGAGCTGCTCTCGCACAGGAGCCAGATCGAACGGCTGGAATTGCTGATCGCCAAGCTGAGACGTATGCAGTTCGGGCGGAGCTCGGAGAAGGTTGAACGGCAGATCGAACAGCTTGAGTTGAAGCTGGAAGAACTCGAAGCCAACCAGGCCGCACTGGCACCGGAACCGACGCCACAGACTTCCACCGCGGATCGTAAGTCGAAGCCAAGGAAGAGACGTGTTCTACCCGAACAACTGCCGCGCGAAGTGCATGAGCACCTTCCTGAAGAAGAGAGCTGTTCGGTCTGCAAGGGCAAGCTGAAGAAGTTTGGAGAAGATGTCTCCGAGATGCTGGAGTACCTGCCCGCCAGCTTCAAGGTCGTTCGCCATGTCCGTCCTCGGATGTGTTGCACAGGATGCGATCGTATCGTGCAGGCACCGGCACCTTCGCGACCCATCGATCGAGGCATGGCCGGACCCGGCCTTCTCGCTCATGTTCTTACGGCCAAGTTCGGGGATCACTTGCCGCTCTATCGCCAATCGGCGATCTATGCACGGGAAGGCGTCGAGCTGGATCGTTCCACACTGGCCAGATGGGTCGGAGAGAGCAGCTCGTTGCTCACTCCACTGGTCGAAGTCCTGCGTCGCCATGTGATGTCGGCCAGCAAGCTTCACGGGGATGGCACACCGGTTCCCGTACTTGCGCCAGGCACTGGCAAGACCAGGACGGGACGGTTGTGGACCTATGTTCGCGACGACCGTCCCTCCGGTTCGCTCGAACCTCCTGCAGTCTGGTTTACCTACTCGCCGGATCGTAAGGGAGAGCATCCGCAGCGTCATCTCGCAGGCTTCCGTGGAGTTCTCCAGGCCGATGCCTACGCCGGTTTCAACAAGCTCTACGAAGACGGATCGATCCAGCAGGCACCCTGCATGGCCCACATCCGGCGCAAGTTCTATGACCTGATGGAAGCGCACCAGTCGCCCATCGCCACCGAAGCCATCGAGCGGGTCGGACGGCTCTACGCGATCGAGAAGGAGATCCGCGGTCGATCTCCAGACCAACGCCGAACCGTACGCCAGGCGCGAGCCCGGCCGCTGCTCGACTCTATGCACCTCTGGCTCCGCACATCGCTCGCCCTGCTCTCGCGCAAGTCCGAGACGGCGGCCGCGATCCACTACGCCCTCACGCTCTGGCCTGCAATGGTGCGCTATGTGGACGATGGCCGCATCGAGATCGATAACTCGGCCGCCGAGCGATCGCTGCGCGGCGTCGCCGTTGGGCGCCGCAACTATCTCTTCGCCGGCTCCGACCGCGGAGGCGAACGCGCCGCCGTCTTCTATACCCTCATTGAATCAGCCAAGCTCAATGGGCTCGATCCCGAAGCTTATCTGCGCCATCTGCTGACACACATCGCCGAACATCCCATCCGTCGCATCGAGGAGCTCTTGCCTTGGAACTTCGCCCGAAGTCTCGAACTCGTAAATCATCCCGCAGCTTGA
- the tnpB gene encoding IS66 family insertion sequence element accessory protein TnpB (TnpB, as the term is used for proteins encoded by IS66 family insertion elements, is considered an accessory protein, since TnpC, encoded by a neighboring gene, is a DDE family transposase.), whose translation MISPPANTQIWIAAGVTDMRRGFTGLSALVQTALEQAPLSGHVFAFRGRRGDLIKLLWFDGDGLCLFSKRLERGRFVWPQADSGKVSLTRAQLSMLLEGIDWRRPDRTWQPAMTV comes from the coding sequence ATGATCTCTCCTCCTGCCAACACACAGATCTGGATTGCAGCGGGCGTGACCGACATGCGGCGCGGCTTCACCGGACTCAGCGCCTTGGTGCAGACGGCTCTGGAACAGGCTCCGCTCTCCGGTCACGTGTTTGCGTTTCGTGGCCGGCGCGGCGATCTGATCAAGCTGCTTTGGTTCGACGGGGATGGTCTTTGTCTGTTTTCGAAGAGGCTCGAGCGAGGACGATTTGTATGGCCACAGGCCGACAGCGGTAAAGTGTCTCTGACCCGTGCGCAGCTCTCGATGCTGCTCGAAGGCATCGATTGGCGACGACCGGATCGGACCTGGCAACCGGCTATGACTGTCTAA
- the tnpA gene encoding IS66-like element accessory protein TnpA, whose protein sequence is MEAAEPVVRRRRERQFRSTEEKRLIVDATRRAGVSVAAVAQAHGVNANQVFYWRKLYDAGQLECKPSLPPNLEVPRACLLPVTLDVEEQHGLVGEGEADRRTCSCSSEASIELTLTRGKVRVVGAVDAGTLQNVLGCLLA, encoded by the coding sequence ATGGAAGCCGCTGAACCGGTCGTGCGAAGACGAAGGGAACGTCAGTTCAGGTCGACTGAGGAGAAGCGGCTGATTGTAGATGCGACCCGCAGAGCCGGCGTATCGGTTGCGGCCGTGGCTCAGGCTCATGGAGTGAACGCCAACCAGGTGTTCTACTGGCGCAAGCTGTACGACGCAGGGCAGCTTGAGTGCAAGCCTTCGCTTCCGCCGAACCTTGAGGTACCTCGCGCGTGCTTGCTGCCGGTCACCCTTGATGTCGAGGAGCAGCATGGACTCGTTGGGGAGGGCGAGGCAGACCGGCGTACATGCAGCTGTTCTTCTGAAGCTTCGATCGAGTTGACGTTGACGCGGGGCAAGGTGCGCGTTGTGGGTGCGGTGGACGCCGGAACATTGCAGAACGTTTTGGGATGTCTGCTGGCATGA
- a CDS encoding right-handed parallel beta-helix repeat-containing protein, which yields MAFKTLAKINSIASTLQPGDQVLLRAGLRYTDDYIRCQNLVKAAALTTLTTNPPTCSGTADAPIVFGKFGAGSDPIIDAADQLTGLTWQSLGNGVYSTPLAIAPQKLFIDKTSETPQLIPVPNYVGEYDTTGQTVYQPWDAVTNAAGITFMNGINMPQKATIGVLGLGGAWVSPYAVANTPGGTTHQEFIVQNTGLQNVQAIGGGSVYLSINGGTGYPASFTFSSTGGGSQNGVSCQVAGTVTSVSGVPVNSISYTVNQGCSSVPVINVSSSTGTGLKFYGRVDSGTFYYASTSQNGALAKTLYVHLQDGSDPSRHVFYATHRPYGILLRGVNNVSVTHIQFAHQLKSGVLSYPYADTSLAGQYWTNEGISVSHATCWNTGDTVQDILGWAGGTSRVASLEGCVVLRAAGETNPHLVRGDSISDSWSGLIDVYYGRIDQTHANFMLSGLDGTRTVNGVTSSYPLIQYSYGRSHNSACIQYGYAGINRTGYYLNKGGLISNNECTDNSAGNIFFGGTAGGGVSHNFIHDSLGQGIQGGGFSTSVPDPTSVQAQTFDHNVISNLGVSATFAYYDGIDLNNGYEGSAWPFSSDMHVFNNTIFNTADACMTMEMNIVTTHLHDNVCVQASNFYPAGWICPVCATTMNYAAGIYVRKASTHYAEPMDWHNNAWENQYASEPNWVIYNAQASTRGSCKALTLWPPTQNPLASTDLNSFCTSSPGFSNPATSDFTLSASSPLRATGTSGGDIGAIPYGQAMFHVGPR from the coding sequence ATGGCCTTCAAGACGTTGGCAAAGATCAACTCGATTGCGTCGACTCTCCAACCGGGTGATCAGGTACTTCTTCGCGCCGGACTGCGCTATACCGACGACTATATCCGTTGTCAAAACCTCGTCAAGGCCGCAGCCTTGACGACTCTGACCACAAATCCTCCTACCTGCTCTGGTACAGCGGATGCCCCAATCGTCTTCGGGAAGTTCGGGGCGGGGTCTGATCCGATCATCGATGCCGCGGATCAGCTTACAGGTCTGACCTGGCAATCCCTCGGAAACGGCGTCTACTCGACACCATTGGCGATTGCGCCTCAAAAGCTCTTTATAGACAAAACCTCAGAGACCCCCCAGCTGATTCCGGTTCCAAACTACGTAGGTGAATACGACACGACCGGACAGACAGTCTATCAGCCCTGGGACGCTGTAACGAATGCAGCGGGGATCACCTTCATGAACGGCATTAACATGCCGCAGAAGGCGACGATCGGTGTATTGGGATTGGGCGGCGCCTGGGTTAGCCCCTATGCTGTAGCTAACACCCCGGGTGGTACAACGCATCAGGAGTTCATTGTTCAGAATACGGGTCTGCAAAACGTGCAGGCCATAGGAGGCGGATCGGTGTACCTTTCCATCAATGGTGGGACGGGATATCCAGCCTCTTTCACATTCTCTTCGACGGGCGGTGGGTCCCAGAACGGAGTCAGCTGTCAGGTGGCGGGAACGGTTACATCAGTCTCAGGTGTACCCGTAAATTCGATAAGCTACACCGTCAATCAGGGATGCAGTTCGGTGCCTGTTATCAATGTTTCGTCGTCCACGGGCACGGGGCTAAAGTTCTATGGCCGAGTAGATAGCGGAACCTTCTACTATGCGTCCACTTCTCAGAACGGCGCCTTGGCGAAGACACTTTACGTCCATCTCCAGGACGGATCGGACCCTAGTCGGCACGTCTTCTACGCAACGCACAGGCCATATGGGATTCTACTGCGTGGAGTGAATAATGTGAGCGTCACGCATATTCAATTTGCTCACCAGCTCAAGAGTGGAGTTTTGTCCTATCCATACGCGGATACCTCATTAGCGGGTCAGTACTGGACCAACGAGGGAATCTCCGTTTCCCATGCAACATGCTGGAATACGGGAGATACAGTTCAAGACATTCTTGGTTGGGCAGGTGGGACGAGTAGAGTCGCAAGTTTGGAGGGCTGCGTCGTCCTTCGAGCGGCTGGGGAGACCAATCCTCACCTCGTACGAGGCGATTCTATCTCAGACAGTTGGTCGGGTCTAATCGACGTCTACTATGGCAGGATCGATCAAACGCATGCAAACTTCATGCTTTCAGGTCTAGACGGTACAAGAACAGTCAATGGTGTCACGTCTAGCTACCCTTTGATCCAATACAGCTACGGGCGCAGCCATAATTCCGCATGCATCCAGTACGGCTATGCGGGAATAAACAGAACCGGCTACTATTTGAATAAGGGTGGTCTGATCAGTAATAACGAGTGTACAGATAACTCGGCTGGCAACATCTTCTTCGGGGGCACCGCAGGCGGAGGTGTCTCTCATAACTTCATTCACGATAGCTTGGGACAGGGAATTCAGGGTGGAGGATTCTCCACGAGTGTTCCTGACCCAACATCCGTTCAGGCTCAGACGTTTGATCATAATGTCATTTCAAATCTTGGTGTTAGTGCGACTTTTGCATACTATGACGGGATAGATCTTAATAACGGGTATGAAGGATCTGCGTGGCCGTTTAGCTCCGACATGCACGTTTTCAATAACACGATCTTCAATACGGCAGACGCTTGCATGACCATGGAAATGAACATTGTGACAACGCATTTACATGATAATGTCTGTGTTCAAGCCTCAAATTTTTATCCGGCCGGCTGGATCTGCCCTGTCTGTGCTACCACAATGAACTACGCGGCGGGGATCTACGTTAGGAAGGCATCCACTCACTACGCGGAACCAATGGATTGGCATAATAATGCTTGGGAAAACCAGTACGCCTCCGAGCCAAACTGGGTTATCTACAACGCTCAGGCATCTACTCGGGGCAGCTGCAAGGCCTTAACTCTGTGGCCACCAACTCAGAATCCGCTGGCCTCCACGGACCTCAACTCTTTCTGTACAAGCTCTCCTGGCTTCTCGAATCCCGCCACCAGCGACTTCACCCTCAGCGCTTCTTCGCCCCTACGTGCGACAGGCACGTCGGGTGGCGATATCGGGGCCATTCCATACGGCCAAGCAATGTTTCATGTTGGGCCAAGGTAG
- a CDS encoding fumarylacetoacetate hydrolase family protein, translating into MKLYRTATGILVEDDNTFYTVAAESWDDLLCSPDIFEAVRKATVEPPVAFDPATALAPIAAQEVWAAGVTYFRSRNARMEESKDAGGGTFYDRVYDAPRPELFFKGAGWRAVGPGGAVRIRSDASWSVPEPELTLVINPTGKLIGYTIGNDMSSRDIEGENPLYLPQAKVYEGSCAIGPCILLAEEPISKTTVIEIEILRAGATAFTGQTTLAELKRDPLELISYLFRDNTFPQGVFLMTGTGIVPGDDFTLATGDIIRITIEFIGMLENRVS; encoded by the coding sequence GTGAAACTGTACCGCACCGCAACAGGCATCCTCGTCGAAGACGACAACACCTTCTACACCGTAGCCGCGGAGAGCTGGGACGACCTTCTCTGCTCCCCCGACATCTTCGAAGCCGTCCGCAAAGCCACCGTCGAGCCCCCGGTAGCCTTCGACCCCGCCACCGCTCTCGCTCCCATCGCCGCCCAGGAGGTCTGGGCCGCTGGTGTTACCTACTTCCGCAGCCGCAACGCCCGCATGGAAGAGAGCAAGGACGCGGGCGGCGGCACCTTCTACGACCGCGTCTACGACGCCCCGCGCCCCGAGCTCTTCTTCAAGGGAGCAGGCTGGCGCGCCGTCGGCCCCGGCGGCGCCGTCCGCATCCGCTCCGACGCCTCCTGGTCTGTCCCCGAACCCGAACTCACCCTCGTCATCAACCCGACCGGCAAGCTCATCGGCTACACCATCGGCAACGACATGAGCAGTCGCGACATCGAGGGCGAAAACCCCCTCTACCTCCCGCAGGCCAAGGTCTACGAAGGAAGCTGCGCCATCGGCCCCTGCATCCTGCTCGCCGAAGAACCCATCTCAAAAACCACCGTCATCGAAATCGAAATCCTCCGCGCCGGCGCCACCGCCTTCACCGGCCAGACCACGTTAGCCGAGCTCAAGCGCGACCCCCTCGAGCTCATCAGCTACCTCTTCCGGGATAACACCTTCCCCCAAGGCGTCTTCCTCATGACCGGCACCGGCATCGTCCCAGGAGACGACTTCACGCTCGCCACAGGAGACATTATCCGCATCACCATCGAGTTCATCGGCATGCTGGAAAACCGTGTGTCCTGA
- a CDS encoding YjhG/YagF family D-xylonate dehydratase, producing MTDAPKGTVTAAQVLDSDPKLFVDLKTHAPGPSGALPITPEMLLNEPSGNLFGLSQDAGMGWDPARLLDPEFLILSTHGGMRAADGTPIALGFHTGHWEVGLLVAEAARELRNRRAIPFAGAVTDPCDGRTQGTDGMLDSLAYRNDAAVVLRRLMRSLPTRKGVLGIATCDKGLPAMMMALASSGKYPSILVPGGVTLLPESGEDAGKVQTIGARFSQAQITLEYAAEMGCKACASPGGGCQFLGTAATAQVVAESMGLSLPHAALAPSGQPIWLDAATRSARALLRLYQQGIGTRDILTDAAIRNAMVVHAAFGGSTNLLLHVPATAHAAGLKRPTAEDWAAINRQVPRLVDALPNGPNGFATVQVFLAGAVPEVMLHLRRAGLLDTSALTVTGETLDHNLDWWEQSARRREVRARLRTLDNIDPDDVILSPDCARSRGLTATVCFPHGNLAPEGSVIKSTSIDPTLIDAENLYRHTGPARVFITETAAIDAIKHGRVGHGDVIVLICGGPAGAGMQEIYQVTSALKNLPFCKHVAVLTDARFSGVSTGACVGHISPEALAGGPIGRILEGDTIQIVVDRAALKGTIDLVGEANESFTPEEGTRRLATRLPRPDLAPHPSMPDDSRLWAALTHASGGVWGGCVYDADAILAQLTRGAQNS from the coding sequence ATGACCGACGCACCCAAAGGGACCGTCACAGCCGCCCAGGTCCTTGATTCCGATCCGAAGCTCTTCGTTGATCTGAAGACCCACGCCCCGGGGCCGTCCGGTGCGCTGCCCATCACCCCCGAGATGCTCCTCAACGAGCCTTCCGGCAACCTCTTCGGCCTCTCCCAGGACGCAGGCATGGGCTGGGACCCCGCCCGCCTTCTCGACCCCGAGTTCCTCATCCTCTCCACCCACGGTGGCATGCGTGCCGCCGACGGAACCCCCATTGCGCTCGGCTTCCACACCGGCCACTGGGAGGTCGGCCTGCTCGTCGCCGAAGCCGCTCGCGAGCTTCGCAACCGTCGCGCCATCCCCTTCGCCGGAGCCGTCACCGACCCATGCGACGGCCGCACCCAGGGCACCGACGGCATGCTCGATTCGCTTGCCTACCGCAACGACGCCGCCGTCGTCCTCCGCCGCCTCATGCGCTCGCTCCCCACCCGCAAAGGCGTCCTCGGCATAGCCACCTGCGACAAGGGCCTGCCCGCCATGATGATGGCCCTCGCCTCCTCAGGCAAATACCCAAGCATCCTCGTCCCGGGCGGAGTCACCCTCCTGCCGGAGAGCGGCGAAGACGCAGGCAAGGTCCAGACCATCGGAGCCCGCTTCTCCCAGGCCCAGATCACCCTCGAGTACGCCGCCGAGATGGGCTGCAAGGCCTGCGCCTCCCCCGGCGGAGGATGCCAGTTCCTCGGAACCGCCGCCACCGCCCAAGTCGTCGCCGAATCCATGGGCCTGTCCTTGCCCCATGCGGCCCTTGCCCCATCCGGACAACCCATCTGGCTCGACGCCGCCACCCGCTCCGCCCGCGCTCTCCTCCGCCTGTACCAGCAAGGCATCGGCACGCGCGACATCCTCACAGACGCCGCCATCCGCAACGCCATGGTCGTCCACGCAGCCTTCGGCGGCTCGACCAATCTTCTCCTCCACGTCCCCGCCACCGCCCACGCCGCGGGCCTCAAGCGCCCCACCGCGGAGGACTGGGCCGCCATCAACCGCCAGGTTCCCCGCCTCGTCGACGCCCTCCCCAACGGTCCCAACGGCTTCGCCACAGTCCAGGTCTTCCTCGCCGGAGCCGTCCCCGAGGTCATGCTCCACCTCCGTCGCGCCGGCCTTCTCGACACCTCCGCCCTCACCGTCACCGGCGAGACCCTCGACCACAATCTCGACTGGTGGGAACAAAGCGCCCGCCGCCGCGAAGTCCGAGCCCGCCTCCGCACTCTCGACAACATCGACCCCGATGACGTCATCCTCTCGCCCGACTGTGCCCGCTCGCGTGGCCTCACCGCCACTGTTTGCTTCCCCCACGGCAACCTCGCCCCCGAGGGCTCGGTCATCAAGAGTACTTCGATTGACCCCACCCTCATCGACGCCGAAAACCTCTACCGCCACACCGGCCCCGCCCGCGTCTTCATCACTGAGACCGCCGCCATCGACGCCATCAAGCACGGCCGCGTCGGCCACGGCGACGTCATCGTCCTCATCTGCGGCGGTCCCGCCGGAGCCGGCATGCAGGAGATCTACCAGGTCACCTCCGCGCTCAAGAACCTTCCCTTCTGCAAGCACGTCGCCGTCCTCACCGACGCTCGCTTCAGCGGAGTGTCCACCGGAGCCTGCGTCGGCCACATCTCGCCCGAAGCCCTCGCCGGAGGTCCTATCGGCCGCATCCTCGAAGGCGACACCATCCAGATCGTCGTCGACCGCGCCGCCCTCAAGGGCACCATCGACCTCGTAGGCGAAGCCAACGAGTCCTTCACCCCCGAAGAAGGCACACGCCGCCTCGCCACCCGGCTGCCACGCCCCGACCTCGCCCCGCACCCCTCCATGCCCGACGACTCTCGCCTCTGGGCTGCTCTCACCCACGCCAGCGGCGGCGTCTGGGGAGGATGCGTCTACGACGCCGACGCCATCCTCGCCCAGCTCACCCGCGGCGCTCAGAACTCATAA
- a CDS encoding MFS transporter, translated as MNQSQTASHDLSQDLSHGLNAPGQASLKRRWLYLLPAVFVTYSLAYLDRANYGFGAAAGLAATLHITGSQSSLLGAIFFFGYFCFQVPGAILARRRSATRLVFASLIVWGILAALTGVVRQFWVLALDRFLLGIAESFIFPAMLLLLTRWFTRSERSRANTILILGNPITVLWMSAITGYLIQAVGWQRTFIYEGIPSVIWAIVWLFLVKDTPAQSSWMTPEATAALESRITQEQLSVSPIKNVRAALLRGDVILLSIIYFLWSVGVYGFVIWLPAIVQQGSALSMGRTGLLSAVPYLAAIFAMLFASWRSDKTLRRAALVTPFLFASGLAMLVSFTFSTNFPIAFAGLVVAGACMYAPYGPFFALIPERVPRNVTAEVIALINSCGALGAFFGSYLVGWLRSVTGDSRAGFLLMALSLVASAGLMLLLKPPAATLTTRENAS; from the coding sequence ATGAATCAAAGCCAAACCGCCTCCCACGATCTATCCCAGGACTTGTCGCACGGACTTAACGCTCCCGGCCAGGCGAGCCTCAAGCGCCGCTGGCTGTACCTGCTTCCCGCTGTCTTCGTCACGTACAGTCTGGCCTATCTCGACCGCGCCAACTACGGCTTTGGAGCGGCCGCCGGTCTCGCCGCGACCCTCCATATTACCGGCTCCCAGAGCTCCCTTCTCGGAGCCATCTTCTTCTTCGGCTACTTCTGCTTCCAGGTTCCCGGAGCGATCCTCGCCCGCAGGCGTAGTGCGACTCGGCTCGTCTTCGCCTCGCTCATCGTGTGGGGAATCCTCGCCGCACTCACCGGAGTCGTCCGCCAGTTCTGGGTTCTCGCCCTAGACCGCTTCCTCCTCGGCATCGCCGAAAGCTTCATATTCCCCGCGATGCTTCTCCTCCTCACCCGATGGTTCACCCGCTCCGAGCGCTCCCGCGCCAACACCATCCTCATCCTCGGTAACCCCATCACCGTCCTGTGGATGTCGGCCATCACCGGCTACCTCATTCAGGCCGTCGGTTGGCAGCGTACCTTCATCTACGAAGGCATCCCATCCGTCATCTGGGCCATAGTCTGGCTATTTCTCGTCAAAGACACCCCCGCCCAATCGTCCTGGATGACCCCCGAGGCCACCGCCGCGCTCGAATCCCGCATCACTCAGGAACAGCTCTCCGTCTCCCCCATTAAGAACGTCCGTGCAGCTCTCCTGCGTGGCGACGTCATCCTCCTCTCCATCATCTACTTCCTGTGGAGCGTGGGCGTCTACGGCTTCGTCATCTGGCTCCCGGCCATCGTCCAACAGGGCTCCGCGCTCTCGATGGGCCGCACGGGACTGCTCTCGGCTGTGCCCTATCTCGCCGCGATCTTCGCGATGCTCTTCGCCTCCTGGCGCTCCGACAAGACGCTTCGCCGCGCCGCGCTCGTTACGCCGTTTCTCTTTGCCTCCGGCCTCGCGATGCTTGTCTCCTTTACGTTCTCGACCAATTTCCCCATAGCCTTCGCCGGCCTCGTCGTCGCGGGAGCCTGTATGTATGCGCCCTACGGACCCTTCTTCGCGCTGATTCCAGAGCGGGTTCCCCGCAACGTGACCGCCGAGGTCATTGCGCTCATCAACAGTTGCGGAGCCCTTGGGGCCTTCTTTGGCAGCTACCTCGTAGGCTGGCTCCGCTCGGTCACCGGAGACTCCCGAGCGGGCTTCCTTCTCATGGCGTTGTCGCTGGTCGCGTCCGCAGGCCTCATGCTCCTGCTCAAACCTCCCGCCGCAACCCTCACAACGCGAGAGAATGCATCATGA
- a CDS encoding RraA family protein → MKKFIASALLVCAFPSAHAQVKMTKEQMMFYTSEWKGERFPDGRPRVPDDLIKRVVDISIEDLWDYLQGFGYKCQFEGGWQALHIEKPFAGRALTAQYMPLRPDMGRAIAVEGKAEGRVSGNNSWPINELQIGDVYVADGFGKGVEGTLIGSNLGNGIAAHTHTGFVFDAAIRDQEENREIPNFNGFYRSYDPSAWADMTLTAINAPIRIGRATVLPGDLVLAKTDGVLFIPAILAEAAISNAEFTGLEDAFNFELNKEGKNGAEFEGGWDAKKYAALSAWIDAHPDKLKMTRARFDAILEKRSQPRKPR, encoded by the coding sequence ATGAAAAAGTTCATAGCTTCCGCGCTTCTCGTATGTGCCTTCCCCTCTGCTCACGCGCAGGTCAAGATGACCAAAGAGCAGATGATGTTCTACACCTCGGAGTGGAAGGGGGAGCGCTTCCCCGATGGCCGCCCCAGGGTTCCCGACGACCTCATCAAGCGCGTCGTCGACATCTCCATCGAAGACCTTTGGGACTATCTCCAGGGCTTTGGCTACAAGTGCCAGTTCGAAGGCGGATGGCAGGCGCTGCACATCGAGAAGCCCTTTGCCGGACGCGCCCTGACGGCGCAGTACATGCCCCTGCGGCCGGATATGGGTCGCGCCATTGCGGTCGAGGGTAAGGCCGAGGGGCGCGTCAGCGGGAACAATAGCTGGCCTATCAATGAGCTTCAGATCGGCGATGTCTACGTGGCGGACGGCTTCGGCAAGGGTGTTGAAGGCACGCTCATCGGCTCGAACCTTGGCAACGGCATCGCCGCTCATACGCACACTGGCTTCGTCTTCGACGCGGCCATTCGGGATCAGGAAGAGAATCGCGAGATTCCGAACTTCAATGGCTTCTACCGCTCGTACGATCCCTCCGCGTGGGCCGACATGACGCTTACGGCCATCAACGCGCCGATCCGCATCGGACGGGCGACGGTTCTTCCTGGCGATCTTGTCCTCGCGAAGACTGATGGCGTTCTGTTCATCCCGGCCATCCTCGCCGAAGCCGCCATCTCGAACGCCGAGTTCACCGGCCTCGAAGACGCTTTCAACTTCGAGCTTAATAAAGAAGGCAAGAACGGCGCCGAGTTCGAAGGTGGGTGGGACGCGAAGAAGTATGCCGCCCTCTCCGCCTGGATCGACGCCCACCCCGACAAGCTCAAGATGACACGTGCCCGGTTCGATGCGATCCTCGAAAAGAGAAGCCAGCCAAGGAAGCCGCGCTAA